GAAATAGCTTCATAAAAAGTTAAGAAccaatcggaacacttcggccagTATCCAACGACTAAATATTATCTCGAACCTttccggagatggccgagttgttacgattggttAAGAACGCGGAAAGGAGTATTGTGTAATCTACACTACTCATACGCTACAATAGACAATGAATTAAATTGCATTACTCCCCTTTAATCATAAACTcaataaatctttaaatacTATATACTGATGCTGTACTCTTTAATAACATTTGATAATCGGATTTCACACAGTATAACATGTAATCAGAACTTTGTGTCTGTTTACATATCACACTCATCCCaaggaaaacaacaaaaaataagtgCGGTGACAGTTATCAAAGTTTTGATTTATGCAactattgttttaatcttaAAGGTTAATCATCCAGTTTCAAACGCATCAGAGCACATGTACTCGGTAAGCGAAacgaaaaaaatgacatatatctaaatcatatcaaagtaaaaaagaaacacaaaaaaaacaataagataATGACCGATGACCTGATTTGTGTGGTTCCAAACTCATTTCAACAAACGAGAACGATATTGTACTATCCTGTATTTGTTCTATTGAAATTTACGACAGGAGTAAATCAACATCGCTTATCTcttcatcaaaatatatgtagATATCCAGGCTCAAACCATATTGACCCATTGACCCATTGTGGTGTCATTGACTGGTGAAGTTTCAACGTCGAATTCCCTTATGAGTAGAatatgtgataaatataatttaagacGCCAGTTCTGAGACATGGAGCCGAAAGTAACGTGTTACGGAATGACAGtagtttgaaatatatttagaaacaaGCACTCACTGATTTAAGTGTGTACAAGTTTAGATAGTTTTCATAGTTCTTTTTTTTGCTTCGATCAAGATATTTGGTTTTAACGCAATGGAAGACATGTATTCTGTACTCATTACATAGCTGACTATTGTTAACATATTATGCAAAAATGGTTTACGTATATATGTAGGTAATGCATTTGCTTTTGTTCCAAGCATCTAATAAAGTAAGATAAAtcttataaaatgtatttagttAAAAGGAGGGGTATTTTTCGATGAAATCCGACATGTTCTCTAGATAAGGCACTTTATTGATGTGACGACATGAAAAGCCCCTCTTATTAATACCGCTCAACTACTCTACTACGCAGTTGTAAAAATACTTGGAAGAAAAGCTCATACAGTTTATGGGGATATTTAAATCGACATTCTCGAGATAAGGGCatgtaaatatttgattcaTGAAATTCAAAGTaggtgcatttttcaaaaacaaggCCTCATGCACATAAGTATATAGTTATCAGGTTACAGAATCGTAATGCATGTATGACCTACACATCGCACTGTCATGAGCTGTGTCATCGTGTAGCtagtttaaagataaaaaatattgtcataaccttggtgtcgttgtcggcATCGTGGTCAACGGCGTCGTCGGCGTGCAAAATGTTCAACATTTGCTTGGCTTTACTCGAGATgttaattcaaaattgtttctaatttacacatgcataacaaggTCCATAAACCTCGCTTTAAAAATGAGTCATTTTCGACCCATTTTTTGGTAAATGGATACTTATGAGTACTACACTTTTATCATAATGTAACGTGTTAAAGAAATGACCACAAACTGGTTGAAATTTCCATTAAGACTCTTAACTGATCGAGTATCCGCGACggtgtgaaaaaaataaacttgtttttttttaattgtttttatttttctatttgcATTCTGATCATGATCGACGTATCATAACAGTAAAAGCATATGTGAAACTATTTGGATGCAAGGAAGGCAGCTTTACAGTGTGCGGGGACAATGTGTAGTTCAGCTTATCATTTCAGTAtagtaaaaacaaaactgatttataaacatgttattacaaCACTGTTAGGACTATTAGTCACACTTGTTGTCAACATATTACGCAGAGGAAGAACTGTAAATATAGAGGAAACCACTGCACCTGACAAACCAAATTCACAAAAGCCGTGGTCGGGAGTTAATCTCGGGACGCCttggttatatatataaaagttatgTGCTAACCAACCTATCTTGAGATTATTTATCCCCCATTACGTCTGTCCAGTTTCCAGCGTTTCTGATTACTAAACTTTCAGACATCTTAGTTTACTCACGTGATAATGGTAGACACGTCTAATGTCTGGTTTTTGTATTCAACACTGTCTTCTGTCTTAATATTTCGGTTGAACTTACAAGATATTAGAATTtgtcttaaaacattgtttggtAAAAAGCCTGTCTTgaatttttttcagaaaagatTAAGGCAAGGATCAAGACTTAGACAGTCCGAAAGACCAATACTTTCAAAGTCCACAGGTGGAGATAGATAAGGCTGTAAACTAGCCTAACATTGCTAAGACGATTCAGCGATCtgggaacaaaattgaataacGTGGCGGTCTGTCTTCATCTAATCTCCTAGGCCCCTTTGCTGTATACCCTGGTTTTACAAAGTCTTGACAGAGGTACGTACACACATGGTTTGCAAAGAACGAGGTGATACCTTTCGCCCCCTTGTCGGATTCTCCAAATGTTTCGCTGTTCGAGTGAATCACCGGGTTTGTAAACACAAACTTTCCGTTGTCAAGAACACCCTGGAGGTTACATATCACAAACTGACCGCCACTTTCTTGGTACGAAAAATGGCAAAATGCTGCAGGCAGTGctgacatttcatgtgttgCATATCCTGTTGTATCGATGTATGTGATAAAATCGCCTTTTAACCGACGTTCGATAACTACAGCTTCATCCTCCGAGAAAGTCTTGTTGAAATTCCAGAAGAAACGAGCAAACATCTGGAAGTCGGATTGAGTGTCCATGATCGCTACCTCTGGTGCAAGAAATTCCACCTGCAATAAGACAGTCATTTTAGATCCATGGAATATGTAGTTTGGAGCTTTAATGTTTAACATGGGTTATAGAAGTAGACAGGGCATCTTACACATTGTTTCTGCATGCACTAAAACTATGCATATCCCGTGTCAATTTGATCATAAAGGTCtgaaataatgttcatattaaaATTACGGTGGTAAAAagattttaacaacattacttTTGTGCGTTACCTTAGGTCGGGCCTTCGTGGTACCAAGATAGCTGTTAAAAGGTTCGATGAACTGCCGTGTCCGATAAAACACAGCCTTATAGTGTCTCCAGTCCCTAGTCCCGGCATGGGCATATGTAAAGACCTTCACAATCACACTCTCCTGCGATTCGCATGACCGCTGCTTGATTGCCACTCCCTAAAACATATGAGAACGGAAAACATTGGACTGTTCAGAACCTTTTTAAAGTTAGCAACATTTTTAACGTCAAAGTTTCAATAAGAAGTGAAAATACAATtgatatatgcaaataataataatgataataatcaCGACAAATTTAAAACATCTCCACTCCTCttttatttttacagttttaataTGCATTTCTCGTCAACAATGACTTATCATTTTTTTGCGTTATAACgaaaactttaatattttttttattttttcaaaggtcgttcaatgacatattttcacaatttctgATGGAAAAATCCTTTGCATGCGATGCATTCAAAGTACAaaccttaaacaaaataaatttgtcTCCTTTATATTTaggtttgcatttaaaataacaaatatttcccTCCTCTGAAACCCAAGTACTATGTTCCACTTGAAGCATTATGCTTCTTGCTTATACGGTAGAAACGTGGAAATGAAATCTGTACTCTCTTTTCTTTCCTTATGTATGCCAATATGATAGTTATTCTTAGAATTTTGGAAATCCGTCAGTTTTGTCAATACGTAAACTCAGTTTACGCGCTGCAAGATAGCtgtttaaaaagttgtttttttattattatgtgtcGGCATTTCAAACCTATGGCAAACCAAGATCGACGAGTGGTGAAGGCCAATGGTTGTTTGTAATCCCCCCAGTCCAACAAGAGGCATTACTGAACCATACTTAAAGTaagagtaatgggccttgccTTATCTGTTCGTATCGTTCCGTGTAACGTATGTGGccagttttattttaatctcTTGAATAGAATATTGTGTTACGGCCAAGGTCAATGTTGTGCACGTCGACGACGCAAACCCCAAGGCTTATTTAATACCTTCCCCATTTCCAATCAAAGAAAGActagctaaaaataaaaatagaacgACTGGAACCACTTTTTTTCTCGGTATTTGTAGGTAAGCAATTTCCTCTTCGGCGAAACCTAAGTATTGTTTCCCACTTATATCGTTGCACACTATTTCATTCCTTAggaattatatgttttactttctCAGTATTTTATAAACTGGGTCTTGCTTTGTCCTTGAACTTTAAACATACGAATTAATCTACGTGTAAGCTATATAAGGAAGGAATTCAATTCCGACAATTTTGCTATTTATATAGTTATCAGTCTGAGATGAACACTTTCAAATTCATGACATGACAAGCCAGATAGTTTGTCAATAACTTGACGTGGTGGAATGAAAAATTAGGTACTTTCCCATTCATACCCAAGTTATTGTGCTCGGTTTGATTAAAAAGATTCGACATATAAGCccaaatatatgttttagcGACTGGCTGAGGATTTTgtaagaaatattgaaatgatcaaattaaatgtttatatatttaaaacattatttcataacaaaaagggtaaaactaaattattttttacgaataaaataaatatctt
Above is a genomic segment from Mya arenaria isolate MELC-2E11 chromosome 2, ASM2691426v1 containing:
- the LOC128223916 gene encoding alpha-protein kinase vwkA-like — protein: MLQVEHSTWVSEEGNICYFKCKPKYKGDKFILFKGVAIKQRSCESQESVIVKVFTYAHAGTRDWRHYKAVFYRTRQFIEPFNSYLGTTKARPKVEFLAPEVAIMDTQSDFQMFARFFWNFNKTFSEDEAVVIERRLKGDFITYIDTTGYATHEMSALPAAFCHFSYQESGGQFVICNLQGVLDNGKFVFTNPVIHSNSETFGESDKGAKGITSFFANHVCTYLCQDFVKPGYTAKGPRRLDEDRPPRYSILFPDR